The Sesamum indicum cultivar Zhongzhi No. 13 linkage group LG9, S_indicum_v1.0, whole genome shotgun sequence genome segment GGTCAAGTGATGCCCTTGTGGattggtgtataatttttttggggaGATATTATTCATCCCTTAGTTTAGAGTATCTacacttttagttttattgattGCGGgactctcattttttattcaataacttttaaaaagtagcACTTCTGATTCCACATAGCAAATTTCCTGTTAAATACTTAATGGACAAGGTCATGTGGCCGTtagattttcaaattcaatactTGAAGACCACGTGCTAAGCATGTGATTTTTTCCTTTGATAATCTACGGAAATGTATATGACCAAAAGTGAGGACCACCCCGTAATCAATTGGGCAAAAGTCCAAAAATCCTAAGTTACTAGACGagaaaatgctattttttcactttttatgaatgaatgataatgttattttattcttaaaaatataatatataaaaattataatctgtCTTTGAACAGTTAcaaaagaaatagagagagaagagagagattGAAGTAGCAGAAGGGTCTTTGACCATATTTAAGCTAATTTCCACTCAATATTGTTTTTtgatactttttaatttttttaatcgagagaagagagagaatattaaatatcattcCACGGCTCTGATTGAAAGTATGattgatcataattaaataataattattccaTTTATCATGtgaatagttaaaattaatcaaattactttttaataagaattttccaaaaaggcaaaataaaaaaataaaaattatggcgaCATTTTGGAAAATCAAAACCCTAGTGGTAGATAACTCTACTAAACCAAAACCTAagtatttattcttattagtATATAGGCCCAGATCCAATAGATCAAAGATACGATGAGTCCGAGACCTAATACATTATCCCACATTCGAGTTCAGTCCAATTAGAGTTAAATGATAGAATcaaagaattaaattcaaaataataaatacaccTTGGAATTTATAGTTAGttttaaatattagaaattatacAGATCCACATGACAGTAtcttattcatttaaaatttgcGATTTACTACTGCCATTTTGGATGTTCTCCGAAAATGATAggtaaattatacttttagtttcTATACTCTGggtcaaaattgatttttataagcATAATTTTGGTCATTAATCTTTACAAATTACGATTTTGGtataatcattaaaattgTGTTTAAAAATACTGTTAAGGAGGGAACTGTAAAgacaaaaattgtaatattttttaaagattagGAACAAAATAGTGGTTCAAAAAGTTTACGAACcgaaatcataataatttaaataattagagaCTAAAATCATGTCCAAAAATGTTTTTGGAACCAAAGTCAATTTGAAGgatcaaaagtgtaatttatccaaaatgaTTCGAAACACTGTGGTTCGTTTGGCGAACACTCAACTTTCAAAAATCACAAGTTCAACATCGGGCTTTGGGCCGGCCCAGTTACATTTACGGGCcttaatatttcaaacttgtGAAGTCCACAGAGATACTAATTTTGAAAGCCCATTTCATGATTAACAAAGTGATTTGGATGCTCAATTTTTGCCTAAACCACAATTTTGAGGCTGTTTTCCTATTGCAAAAGCCTTTTCAGTCtcagatttattaattactttccaAACGTTTGGATACAAAGAGCAGTGATATTTTCTCGgacttaatttttgttttactcgaatcaagtttaatcgaaccaaattaattataaagcaAGTATGATATACTTGTCATGTGATcgatcataatttttaaactatacACCAACCACACTacaagtatattacacttgctatataattgattcacaTACAACCAAACTTGGTCcggattaaaatttttcttcagAATCACAATTGGCCAACAATAAGCTACATCAGGTATTGATGTTGTATTTTTCGATTCTACATGGGTTTTATAAATCGACATAGTATTTGGATAAAAGTCTTGTCTATGACACGTCAAACTcaagttaatttttaataaatctgTAATAAGGTTTTTGATATTGATTATCGATATCAAATATCCGAAACTAAccaataattactattaaatcAAATCTACGCTCATTcattgatgaaatttgaacACATACTATCATGATCGCAAGATATTAATTTCACCAACTAAACTATGCTTGAACGATGCTCTAAAATGGTTGTTTTTATACTAATTCCAAAAATATAGAACTTGTGTCTTGTGGTGGCTAATATTTGTGGAGGGGCTCCATACATTATGGTGGATATGTTCGTACGGGAAAAAACTCGTATTTCTTAtgcaattataatattttaaaaaatatttaaattgatcaGTAcgtgttaattattttttaaatttagctCTTACATCTAAACATTGTTCCGCTCGAACTcaaactataaattttttagttgtgAGCCGTATTGACAAGTCCGACAATCCCTCATTTTCGGTATAGATTTCAAATCTTTATAATCAAGTACAATCAAGACAAGTGATCCCATTAACTAAAGTACTATTTTATCTTGGATCATTGTACATACATAAACGTAGACAATTAGTGATAccatatttttgtatgtatttttgaattatttatggaTATCGCAGAATTAGtgatacataaaaaatttattttcaacatatAGACACTTGGCTTAAGGGATTTAATGTGTTATAAAAAGGTGCTTTCTAAGaatgtaaataaatacacaacaCTGCAACTTGTCTTTTAATCTTAATAAACTGGTCAACTTGATCGTCGTGGTGCCttctgtatataataaataattttttatattttaaattatattataaataaaaaatatatatgtaaaacaaACACACCACAAttcaaccaaaaaagaaagcaaaaatttgaaaataacaaCACAatcaagttatatatattatcgacacaacaaaaaattaatgtagtGACTTCACAAAAAGCAGTTTGtgagtgaaaaatatatatatatatatatatatattttataatagtacatatatatagatattatttttcgtGAACAATTGTCTGTAAAACCAAATTAGGACTTCATCCTGGAATATGGTTTTGGGGTTTATTACAGACCAAAGaaagaacatatattaatgatgttttCGAATTACGTAAACGACAATGTGGCTCGGTGGGAACAAGATTGGGGGCACATACTTTTGCCcgtacacatatatatgtgtgtttgtgtgtgttcATACAAAAAGTAGTTGAGCTAAGAGACAATATCCAGACATGGGGATTGTCAATTGTTGATTCCAAGGGAATTTCACTATCCAGCTACCTGCAATTTCACTCTCTCTATGTTTTCTAAGGATAATGTCGTAAGAGTGGTCCTTTTCCCtccattttttgaattaaaagaaaCAGCCTTGCAAGTCTTaagaaacaaatgaaaagatcagataaaatattttctgacaAAGTCAAAATTATTGTTGTCGATATTTTTTGGcagcaataataatttttagagatatatttatacctcttgatctataatttatttacacaagTCATTCCTGTCTTTTgagtaattacaaaaatcatccCTAACAGCCAAAAAATAAGATAGtttatataatgatgttgatgttCTGAGAGTGTATAGAGGGTGTGTATacagttatttttaatttttatttttattgtaatgttGATATTCAGAataaacttaataattatGTCTATTGTAGAGTAATTATCGCATTGTTATCAATGACAgatgtatgtatattaataataaagaaatacgAAATCATACTCCCCATATCGTTGTGTACGTGTGCTCGAACGATCAACAAATGTATAAACACTAAAGTTTACACCACCCACTTACAATTATGACAACTTGTGTAGGCATTTtcattatcattaaatttatgagaatataatctaataataaaataaaactaatactTTATTTATCGTAGCTTGAATCTTGTCATTGACATTCTTTTCCCCAAGTAGTGGATCATCTTCAATTCCTAGTTGatcatctttttctttaaagagaataaaaatgaTTCCCCAACTCTCATAAAACTCGATTCATAATCAATTTGTCACAGaaataaagtattattattggaCCATTCAGTCGTCCCTTCTAACTAATCATAGTTGAAGCTTGTAATGGACGGCTCCCACGCATGTCTCGGGATCctaaattacataatacattgatttttataataaaaggaaataattacatctaaaCCCCAAACAACTACGCCTATTTACGCGTACACCAACTAGAAATTTAATAccatttacacaaaccatcctatttttcgaaaaattacacatacatcctCAGAAATATGAACATTGTTATACAAACTATTgctatgtataatttttataattctgCAAAAGCATGAgtggtttgtataaatatcagggattttaaatgtaattatttctaatacaAAGTCATTGAATCTCTCTTCTTCTATACTGAAGCTGATCATCAGTCGGCCATAAACCACATACAAATCCACATAGTTTACTACCATATAATTCACAGGTGCAGCTAATACAATATGGCTATATTGTATGAACATCCactgattaaaaaatatatcaacagACAATAAAAGGATAGCGCAAAGGTTAAGAGAGGAGACAACATTTAACCTGTGCATGCCACAACAGGAAATCCTTCGGCAACAATTTATATTCTGTCACTTTGTTTCAATAATGTCAATACATAAGACGATGTTTGTCACTCTCCATGAACCTTGGCTCGGAATTAACtatgaacatatataatagaataaagaaaaacatccATACGGATATAATATATTCCAAGTATTCTGTAAGAACATAAGTTCTGTGGGCGTATAAAGCAGTATCTCAAGCTATCGTTTTCAGTCTTATTATCCGTATTAAGATCACCTGCTGTTATTATAATCGGCCtgtttttcaaactttttgcATGCAAACATAATAGTACTCGGTATATGAACAAATTTGATCTTAAGGTTGATATTTGAGGTAACAGGAAAATTGTACGAAAACAAGTTCAACAGCCAATCCATCGGGCTAATATTATTACGAACCAGGAAAGCAGAAGACATGAGAAGACGACTAATTCATTTGCTATTTTTCCCAATCgatatgtataatattacaaaagaacTAACATATAAATCCCACTGCAGGAaacaaaagcaagaaaaatagCAGATTGCAGTGTGACAAGCAAGCACAAAGTTCAAAATAATGTTGAGGCAGGGAGAACCAAACAGCACGTAAGGACCATCGTTCCATCATATCATACACATCAAAAACGTCAATTTCTTGGTCATTTCTTAAACCTTACAGAAGTTTCCGGTCTCCatagatttaatattttatggaTATGTCAGCATCAGCACTTGCACCTTATAATGCAGAGGTGCACTATTCTGCAAAGTTACACACTTTAGCCAATCCCACCCTCATTAGATACTCTCCATGGGGGAAAGCCCTATTCCAAATATTCAATACATCCAATACCCTCCCGGAATCAGATTCCACCCATCTGATGAGGAATTAATCACTTATTACCTGCAAAGGAAAGTGAAGTCTCTTCCTTTACCAGCAGATATGATTACTGATATAGAGCTATATAGTTACAACCCTTGGGATCTACCTAGTGTGTTCACTCTCTATCTTTTCTCGACTGacatcatttttcttataGGATTTGCTAAGTCtaattcttctatccattgtCTCCAAAATACAGGGAACTCTTTGTCTGGAGGAAAGGAGTGGTACTTCTTTACCCCGAGGGATAGGAAGTACCCAAATGGAGGGAGGCCTAATCGGACAGCTGCATCAGGTTACTGGAAAGCTACTGGAATCGATAAGCCAATTCTCAGCTCGACTGGATCAAGAAGAATCGGGGTCAAGAGAGATCTTGTTTTCTACAAAGGTAAGCCACCGAAGGGTCTCAAGATGGATTGGGCCATGACCGAGTACAGACTTCCTGATGCTACTCGTACTTTAAGTTCCAAAGGGTCCATGAGAGTAAGTGTTTTCTGTTCTCTGTCATAATCAACTAATTAATAGTTCCTCATTTCTCAAATAACAAAAGCAGAGATAAGTAATCAGAGAATTATTAGGCAGCTCAAGGCATACATGAAATTGTAGAGTCATACTCTTTTCAGAAGAAAGGAAGGTCAGAAATTCTTCACAAGGTAAAGATTCAGTCAGTTAAGTCTCATATAAAAGGATAGCTATACAAAAATGAACAACTAAGAGACACagataatcatataaatccACTTACTCAACATTGTAGTCCCATTTGTCGTCCACTATTCAATTTCCGAACTCTTAGTCAACCTAATGTCTGAACAATACATGAAACTTATAGTTGCCAAATAATCTAAGTTATAACATTTCTTATAATCTAGACCAGAAGAATGAGTAACAAAAGTTTTGGAATTCCGTTCAGTTGGATGACTGGGTACTATGTCGGCTTAAGCAAAAAGGCAACACGTCAAAGAATGCACACGAGGATGACCAGAATTCTGATGAATTTCTTGAGTATCTACCCAAGATTGAGGAGCTCCCTTCAGTATACACAGAAAACAGCGCAGATATGCTcgaaaataatatgatatcaAGTGAATATCACCTAATAGATTCATCCCTTGTTGGACATGATCCTGGGGTTGCAACTATCCCCAGAACAACCTTTCAAAGCCATGGAAGCGGAAACAGCAGCACGACAATATGTGAGCCCATATCTGGAAAATGGAATACTCAGACAACATTTTCTCTGTTCCAGAGTTTCTCTGGTTCAGTACCAGGTAAACTTATGGAGGAGAATAGATGCACAAATATCCAGCAGCCTACAAACATGATAATCAATGAGCAAACACCCGTGGCCTCTCGATCAGGGCAAGTGGTAGCTACAACGGGTACAAACTCGTATCATCAACATGTGTCTGAAGGTAACAGGTTCGGGCCTAATTATTCACCGCACGCCTATATCAACTTACAAGAACTTGATATGCCAGCTCTATCAGAAAACTTTCTACAACAACCAACTTTCCCAAGGAGCAATCCATTTTAATTAGCTTGAACAGTACGATGATACCTCTGCCACATTCGAGATTCAATAAGACCCTGCAGCATACTATAGGGTGCCTCAAATGCAAAATTGATTACGTAATCATGTGTATATGTGCTCTAAGGTCTAAACTTGTATGTAACAATTCGTATGCTTATGTGTGTAATATGTTAATAACATGAAATCTTATGGATCTTGCTGACATCAAACTGAAGGTCCAGCGTTCAAGATTTTGTTGtttatcttcttttgtttCCTCTTTCCCCAGAAATACTGCATCGAGTTCCATAAGATACTGAAGCAAAATAAGACAAAGGCCTCCAACTGAAAAAGCTCAGTCAGGCAACTTTATTACCAATCTTCAATTTGCGCTATTTAGAGGAGTGCAGGAAATAAAGACAACTGAACGATGCCACTAATTTAAAGTTcattgacacaaaaaaaaattggcctTTCCATAATCAGTTTTCTTAGAAGCAGCATCAGATTCTTTCTTTAGATGTAGGAGAAACCAAACGAAATTGACTCCATCAACCAGAAACCAGAAAAGCGAACTGATACAGGAACATGGAAATGAAGGATGTGGTGTTAGCTATGTTCGTGCTTTCCTGTTTTTGAGAAACATGAAGTGGAATCAGCTTGGATTGGCTCTAACAAACAATTCTAAAAATGAGTATAATTGGAATCACAACACTGGTTGGATAGTAGAATAGGTTTACTATGGCTTAGCTGATGCTGGGTCATCCGCAGTTACACATGGGCATAAAACAATCATCCAATGACCTAGCTTGGGTTATAGCCTGATGACCACTTCTTAAGTAACCATAAAATCTTGGGTCCTTTGCTTTGGCAGGTGAAGGACTACAAAGCAAGAAATGCTGAGGCTAATTTATTACACGGTGTCCTGCATATGGGGGAACTTGAGAAATCTCCCAAATGATTTACTGTTAAAGATAGAAATAGATTGAAAAGGCTTAACTATATCAGAGACAATAAACCAGATGAAGGAAATGAATTAATAGAGAATTTTTCATTGAGGATAAGAAAGCAATTGTACTATTTCATCCACCAACAGTAAAAGTCCAAGCTCAATTGAGCCAGTTTTGACAAAGGTGCCTGCTAAATTTGGGATAAACCAAAGGATAAAGATTGACACACTAAACATACATGTGAAGGAGCAAACCCGAGATCACGAAATCCAGCTAACACGTCGAATCTTTGGAAGCACTCAGGTAAGCACACTGCATGAGTGAAGTAACATTCAGTTAGTACAAGAATTTGAGCAAGAACTTCACAGCAGATAGAgtaattacttaaaaagtgGGGATTCTGTATATTATTTCCAATATAGTAACACattaaaaagtaaagtttAAACAGATCAGCACACAGTAAGCACAAAGAATATTTGGTAGTATCTTGGAAGAACCCCTTCGAAGCTGACCAGCAGAGCTCCTCTCCCAACCCCCGGCCACAGGACACATagaagaagaggatgaggTCTAGCATATGGCATAACTTCTAACTTCATGTTGCGATCTTTTATCTACCCAATTGAAGgattacattttaattaaaaaaacaaaaatgtcatCTTAATAGCATAGTGATGTAGGACCAAGGCTCAAGACCATTCGCAAAACCATGAACTATAGCCCATCTGAATTAGTATGTACATGACGTTTGGCAGGCATCTGGAATCATGACTTTCAATCAAAGGCCAGACTACTTACTTGTATAAGTAGAATGCAATTCCGAGAAGAATACACATCAGAGTGATATCAATGCAGAAGTTCCGACTGGACCTCACCTGCAACGCATTGATGTAAGACAGGAGGAGAACGTgtatgagaaaaaaagaaaaccttttCAATTAGGAAAcagtatatgtataattacccTGTTAACTGTTTCCTTCAGTCTAACATTAGTATTTCTCAGGTCACTTGCATTTTTATCCACCTGTaagataacaaaaatatttaggttaaataaattcttcttTCTCAACAAGAATATTACTGGCCTCAGGGGGCAAATGCTAAGACCTTCTCCTCAATTTCATCCATTAAGGGCACCTGCCTATCCAGTTCCTGGAAATAGGAAAGAGAAGAAGGCGAAACAAATTAGTCTCTTTTTCTATGGTAGCATCAAATgtggaaaagaaaatacaagaaGCAAACCTCATTCATATCCTTTGCCAAATTCTTTAATACATCTAGACCCTCGGATATTATGTCCAAACCTTGATCCTGCATGAGatggaatttaattat includes the following:
- the LOC105170825 gene encoding NAC domain-containing protein 18-like isoform X1, coding for MGESPIPNIQYIQYPPGIRFHPSDEELITYYLQRKVKSLPLPADMITDIELYSYNPWDLPRNSLSGGKEWYFFTPRDRKYPNGGRPNRTAASGYWKATGIDKPILSSTGSRRIGVKRDLVFYKGKPPKGLKMDWAMTEYRLPDATRTLSSKGSMRAAQGIHEIVESYSFQKKGRSEILHKLDDWVLCRLKQKGNTSKNAHEDDQNSDEFLEYLPKIEELPSVYTENSADMLENNMISSEYHLIDSSLVGHDPGVATIPRTTFQSHGSGNSSTTICEPISGKWNTQTTFSLFQSFSGSVPGKLMEENRCTNIQQPTNMIINEQTPVASRSGQVVATTGTNSYHQHVSEGNRFGPNYSPHAYINLQELDMPALSENFLQQPTFPRSNPF
- the LOC105170825 gene encoding NAC domain-containing protein 18-like isoform X2 gives rise to the protein MGESPIPNIQYIQYPPGIRFHPSDEELITYYLQRKVKSLPLPADMITDIELYSYNPWDLPRNSLSGGKEWYFFTPRDRKYPNGGRPNRTAASGYWKATGIDKPILSSTGSRRIGVKRDLVFYKGKPPKGLKMDWAMTEYRLPDATRTLSSKGSMRLDDWVLCRLKQKGNTSKNAHEDDQNSDEFLEYLPKIEELPSVYTENSADMLENNMISSEYHLIDSSLVGHDPGVATIPRTTFQSHGSGNSSTTICEPISGKWNTQTTFSLFQSFSGSVPGKLMEENRCTNIQQPTNMIINEQTPVASRSGQVVATTGTNSYHQHVSEGNRFGPNYSPHAYINLQELDMPALSENFLQQPTFPRSNPF